Proteins encoded within one genomic window of uncultured Desulfobacter sp.:
- a CDS encoding AraC family transcriptional regulator, with amino-acid sequence MPSSVGKGGIDILSFASGLRLFTVEPQLKQPALFQTFIEKSCICFSFCLNGRSDYQPAGFDRPFQIKAGTGGFFSFPKTGECIETINGKQMLRIALMLDADHLFTLANGDEDRFYTVLKSLEKKAPCRMVDAITPAMLAILKQMLHCPYCGMTQRIFLEGKAMELLAHKLEQICPCGCDGTGINASDTERVHYAARLLVHDLENPPDIMTLTRSVGLNRNKLHRCFRQVFGRSPFEYLRNHRLQAAMQLLQGGETNVTEAALMVGYTNLSYFTKAFKSMFGVAPGKLRK; translated from the coding sequence ATGCCCTCATCGGTTGGAAAGGGGGGCATCGATATTCTTTCCTTCGCCTCTGGACTTCGGTTGTTTACCGTTGAGCCGCAGCTCAAACAGCCGGCCCTTTTTCAGACATTCATAGAAAAATCTTGCATTTGTTTTAGCTTTTGCCTTAATGGTCGCTCCGATTACCAGCCGGCCGGCTTTGACCGGCCGTTTCAGATTAAAGCTGGAACTGGAGGCTTTTTTTCTTTTCCAAAGACTGGAGAGTGTATTGAAACGATTAATGGCAAACAGATGTTAAGGATTGCCCTGATGCTGGATGCCGACCATTTATTCACATTGGCCAACGGAGATGAAGATCGCTTTTACACGGTGCTGAAAAGTCTCGAAAAAAAAGCTCCCTGTCGCATGGTCGATGCCATAACGCCGGCAATGCTGGCAATTTTGAAGCAGATGCTGCATTGCCCGTATTGCGGCATGACCCAGCGGATTTTTCTGGAGGGCAAGGCCATGGAACTGCTGGCCCATAAGCTGGAACAGATCTGTCCTTGCGGTTGCGACGGAACAGGCATAAACGCCTCGGATACCGAACGGGTTCATTATGCCGCCCGATTGCTTGTCCATGACCTGGAAAACCCGCCGGATATCATGACCCTGACCCGGTCGGTCGGATTGAACCGGAACAAGCTGCACCGCTGTTTTCGACAGGTTTTCGGGAGATCTCCCTTTGAATATCTGCGTAACCACCGCCTGCAGGCAGCCATGCAACTACTGCAGGGTGGCGAGACCAACGTCACTGAAGCGGCATTGATGGTCGGCTATACCAACCTGAGTTATTTCACCAAGGCCTTTAAGTCTATGTTCGGGGTCGCTCCGGGCAAGCTACGAAAATAA
- a CDS encoding AbrB family transcriptional regulator: protein MERYLLVIVVGTVGGLLAQRFNVPGGAVVGSMLFTGMTVLFLPKGIVLPSSVSTGIQIMLGITLGVTVDRSLLTLGLKIMPMAILSTIVLLTVALCMAFLANKLGLVDFGTALFGFSPGGMTGMAILAQSENHNGSFVAFFHLVRIFTLFLVIPLLVKVVMYLQHKGYL from the coding sequence ATGGAAAGGTACTTGCTGGTTATTGTGGTGGGGACGGTTGGGGGCCTTTTGGCACAACGCTTTAATGTGCCTGGTGGTGCTGTGGTAGGGTCTATGCTGTTCACTGGGATGACGGTTCTCTTTTTACCCAAAGGAATTGTTCTGCCGTCGTCTGTAAGCACAGGCATTCAAATTATGCTGGGCATTACCCTTGGGGTTACCGTTGACCGCTCCCTTTTGACTTTGGGGCTCAAAATAATGCCCATGGCAATTTTAAGCACCATTGTTCTGTTGACGGTGGCCTTGTGCATGGCGTTCCTGGCCAACAAGCTTGGGTTGGTGGATTTTGGTACGGCCCTGTTCGGCTTTTCTCCGGGAGGCATGACGGGCATGGCCATTTTAGCTCAATCCGAAAATCATAACGGGTCGTTTGTGGCATTTTTTCATTTGGTGAGAATATTTACGCTTTTTCTTGTGATCCCGTTGCTTGTAAAGGTGGTCATGTATCTGCAGCACAAGGGGTATCTTTAA
- a CDS encoding TonB-dependent receptor plug domain-containing protein yields MNSTTVRISFCTTIILLLLFAIPVIAGQASITIKPGTLQDVLDAYSKATGRNTLYSNELIEGKNSPGAQNASHDDALQQILLGTDLTFQMADNNTAVLKKKDSTEKQPSSKQQENNTEKSGRQQARMEMNLGEITVTAQKREENVQEVPISISVLDEFDIEDNDIKTISDIADYVPNFQQFSVGGAGMYTPSIRGLSAEVTATNSSSIGTYIDGVPYTNTRAMS; encoded by the coding sequence ATGAATAGTACAACCGTCAGGATAAGTTTTTGCACCACCATTATTTTATTGCTTTTATTTGCCATACCCGTCATAGCCGGCCAGGCATCCATTACGATCAAACCCGGGACCTTGCAAGATGTATTGGACGCATATTCCAAAGCCACGGGTAGAAATACCTTATATTCAAACGAACTGATAGAAGGTAAAAACAGCCCCGGTGCCCAAAACGCGTCCCACGATGATGCTTTACAACAAATCCTGCTTGGAACCGATTTAACCTTTCAAATGGCAGACAACAACACCGCTGTTTTAAAGAAAAAGGACTCCACGGAAAAACAACCCAGCTCAAAACAGCAGGAAAACAATACGGAAAAGTCCGGACGTCAACAAGCCCGTATGGAAATGAATCTGGGAGAGATAACGGTAACGGCACAAAAAAGGGAAGAAAATGTACAAGAAGTACCCATCTCTATAAGTGTACTTGATGAATTTGATATAGAGGATAACGATATAAAAACTATCAGTGATATCGCAGATTATGTACCTAACTTTCAGCAGTTCAGCGTAGGAGGAGCGGGTATGTATACTCCGAGTATCAGAGGGCTTTCTGCCGAAGTCACGGCTACAAATTCTTCAAGTATAGGAACATATATAGATGGTGTACCTTATACAAATACCAGGGCAATGTCATAA